The Candidatus Omnitrophota bacterium genome contains a region encoding:
- the hflX gene encoding GTPase HflX → MTEKILVVAIEFKKGKNWPLEQVAEELKELILSCFGEIVDLVLCRGVEPTPNFLIGEGKVKEIAEICALKSIDTVIFSQELKGSQRHNLEKELGVKVVDRTQVILDIFAKHAKSQEGRMQVELAQLQYLLPRLRGRGTEMSRLGGGIGTLGPGETKLEIDRRRITDRIEKLKKQLEGVSQIRKTKRKKRQNQKIPAISLVGYTNAGKSTLLNQLTKSDQRVYDGFFTTLDPLSRQYVMPNHQTIVLSDTVGFLHDLPHGLIDAFHATLEEVEEADILLHVVDVSNPKFRDFHESVVVVLKELNVQNKPMITVFNKIDKIEDRTGLNYLIDSFENVVFVSGQTGENMDYLVERISKVLAPSLIQIDVHIPVDRMDLVNLLYEEAQVYEIKYTSESVCVRASVPPKVFQKVKGFSIKK, encoded by the coding sequence GTGACAGAAAAGATTTTAGTTGTAGCGATTGAATTTAAAAAAGGTAAAAATTGGCCGCTTGAGCAGGTTGCTGAGGAACTTAAAGAGTTGATTCTTTCTTGTTTTGGAGAAATTGTTGATTTGGTTCTGTGTCGAGGAGTAGAGCCGACACCAAATTTTTTAATTGGGGAAGGAAAAGTAAAAGAGATCGCAGAGATTTGCGCGCTTAAAAGTATCGATACAGTTATTTTTAGCCAAGAATTAAAAGGGAGCCAAAGGCATAATCTTGAAAAGGAACTGGGGGTTAAAGTCGTTGATCGTACGCAGGTGATCTTAGATATTTTTGCTAAACATGCTAAATCTCAGGAAGGAAGAATGCAAGTTGAGCTTGCGCAGCTTCAATATCTTTTGCCGCGACTAAGAGGAAGAGGGACAGAGATGTCTCGCTTGGGTGGCGGCATTGGAACCCTCGGTCCAGGCGAAACAAAACTAGAAATAGATCGCAGAAGAATTACAGATCGTATCGAGAAATTAAAAAAACAGCTTGAGGGCGTTAGCCAAATTAGAAAAACAAAGCGTAAAAAAAGACAAAACCAAAAAATTCCTGCTATTTCATTAGTTGGATATACCAATGCAGGAAAGTCAACGCTTTTAAATCAGTTAACAAAATCGGATCAGCGTGTTTATGATGGGTTTTTTACAACGCTTGATCCACTGTCTCGACAATATGTTATGCCTAATCATCAAACCATTGTTTTGTCTGATACGGTTGGTTTCTTGCATGATTTACCGCACGGGCTTATTGATGCGTTTCACGCCACACTTGAAGAAGTCGAGGAGGCAGATATTTTGCTTCATGTGGTTGATGTCAGTAATCCTAAATTTCGAGATTTTCATGAATCAGTTGTTGTTGTTTTGAAAGAATTGAATGTCCAAAACAAACCGATGATCACTGTATTTAACAAAATTGATAAAATAGAAGATCGGACAGGACTTAATTATTTAATTGATAGTTTTGAGAATGTTGTTTTTGTTTCAGGTCAAACAGGTGAAAATATGGATTATTTAGTCGAGCGTATTTCAAAGGTGTTGGCTCCTTCGTTAATACAGATTGATGTTCACATCCCTGTTGATCGTATGGATTTGGTTAATCTTTTGTATGAAGAAGCTCAAGTGTATGAGATAAAATATACAAGCGAGTCTGTGTGCGTTCGAGCTTCAGTCCCGCCAAAGGTTTTTCAGAAAGTTAAGGGTTTTTCTATTAAAAAATAA
- the miaA gene encoding tRNA (adenosine(37)-N6)-dimethylallyltransferase MiaA: protein MTKKKIIFIVGPTAVGKTDVAFWLAKKLKTQIISCDAMQVYKEVSILTGKPSLKMLGGIKHYLIDVISVAKNFDVSMFRQEALKAICAIEKKKTIPIVVGGSGLYMSVLLDGIFEEKDSEKNFEVRKRIEENIKNNGREEALERLKEIDPISASRIHANDVRRLVRALEVFEVCGKPISQLHPNREGLWGKYDICIFVLNRDRDKLYSDIDKRVDKMFQKGAVKEIENIKGKKISRTAKSIIGFKEISEFLDGRCDLEQTKEIIKKNTRNFAKRQLTWFRRDQRLEWINIKDNDTVKNIGEQILREAMK from the coding sequence ATGACAAAAAAGAAAATTATTTTTATCGTTGGACCAACCGCTGTCGGAAAAACAGATGTTGCTTTTTGGTTAGCAAAAAAACTAAAAACACAAATTATTTCATGCGATGCCATGCAGGTTTACAAAGAGGTTTCCATTTTAACGGGAAAACCATCTTTAAAGATGCTTGGAGGAATTAAGCATTATTTGATTGATGTTATTTCGGTGGCAAAGAATTTCGATGTTTCTATGTTCCGTCAAGAAGCGCTTAAGGCAATTTGTGCTATTGAGAAAAAGAAAACAATTCCTATTGTTGTTGGTGGAAGTGGATTGTATATGTCTGTTTTACTTGACGGAATATTTGAAGAAAAGGATTCTGAAAAGAATTTTGAGGTTCGAAAAAGAATTGAAGAAAATATTAAAAATAATGGAAGGGAAGAGGCTCTCGAACGACTTAAAGAAATAGATCCAATATCTGCGTCAAGAATTCATGCGAATGATGTTAGGCGGCTTGTACGTGCTTTGGAGGTTTTTGAAGTTTGCGGAAAACCAATTAGTCAGCTTCATCCAAATAGAGAAGGTCTTTGGGGTAAATATGATATTTGTATTTTTGTATTAAATCGAGATCGAGATAAACTTTATAGTGATATTGATAAACGTGTAGACAAAATGTTTCAAAAAGGCGCTGTTAAAGAAATCGAGAATATTAAGGGTAAGAAAATTAGTCGAACAGCGAAGAGCATTATTGGTTTTAAGGAAATATCTGAGTTTTTGGATGGGCGGTGCGATTTAGAGCAGACAAAGGAAATTATTAAAAAGAATACTCGAAATTTTGCTAAGCGCCAATTGACATGGTTTCGGCGTGACCAGAGATTAGAATGGATTAATATTAAAGATAATGACACGGTTAAAAATATAGGCGAACAAATTTTAAGAGAGGCGATGAAGTGA
- a CDS encoding SPOR domain-containing protein → MKRIIIYIFIGFCIFFLRNANYVCAATLDDVKTSILREDFGQARILAKEALLGPVTRNQENEIKYYAALSDLYLGDYQQARDIFQSIVKETSNSDLYDQSSIGIINTYFLEGHYDQVLKKTDQLLENRRDSNFLSLIYLKKARANLRLARWDEARKILRKIEEEFPDSLEAFTAKQLLEEKQYFAVQVGAFLDQNRAEKLVSELKSKGQYGYIVETIDKNGKKFYRVRIGETTSLEKARNLRNKLADIGYPTIIYP, encoded by the coding sequence ATGAAAAGAATAATTATTTATATATTTATCGGTTTTTGTATTTTCTTTTTAAGAAATGCTAATTATGTTTGCGCAGCGACCCTTGATGATGTAAAAACTTCAATCTTAAGAGAAGATTTTGGGCAGGCACGCATTTTAGCAAAAGAAGCGTTGTTAGGGCCTGTTACTCGTAATCAAGAAAATGAGATAAAATATTATGCTGCGTTAAGCGATTTGTATTTAGGTGATTATCAACAGGCGCGGGATATTTTTCAAAGTATTGTAAAGGAAACCTCAAACAGCGATCTTTATGATCAATCAAGTATTGGGATTATCAATACGTATTTCTTGGAAGGTCATTATGACCAGGTTTTAAAGAAGACTGATCAGCTTTTAGAAAATCGCAGAGACTCAAACTTTTTAAGTTTAATTTATCTTAAGAAAGCTCGTGCAAATTTAAGGCTTGCTCGATGGGATGAGGCACGAAAAATTTTGCGCAAGATCGAAGAAGAGTTTCCTGATAGCCTTGAGGCCTTTACGGCAAAACAGCTTTTAGAAGAGAAGCAGTATTTTGCTGTTCAAGTTGGTGCTTTTTTAGATCAAAATCGAGCTGAAAAACTTGTTTCAGAGCTGAAATCAAAAGGACAATATGGGTATATTGTTGAGACAATAGATAAGAATGGAAAAAAGTTTTATCGTGTTCGTATCGGAGAAACAACTTCTTTGGAAAAAGCGAGAAATCTTCGAAATAAACTCGCTGATATTGGGTATCCTACCATTATTTATCCTTAA
- a CDS encoding DUF4126 domain-containing protein — MESLGAIPVVLGGSWGSGVNLYLTTAGLGIAQRLHLIELPGSMDILAHPLIIVAALLLYGIEFFADKIPYVDSAWDSIHTFIRPAGGAALGYMAAAGAGPALQIPVALLAGGVTLESHLTKATARAAINTSPEPITNSVASVTEDVSVVGILYLIINHPVIASIVVILFIFVSIWFLKKMFRFLKRIFNPSKKEEIQPQVSG, encoded by the coding sequence ATGGAATCATTAGGCGCTATTCCTGTTGTTCTTGGTGGGTCTTGGGGGTCAGGTGTTAATCTTTATTTAACGACGGCAGGTCTTGGTATTGCACAGAGGCTGCACTTGATCGAACTTCCTGGCAGTATGGATATCTTAGCCCATCCTCTAATTATTGTTGCAGCGCTTTTACTTTATGGGATTGAATTCTTTGCGGATAAAATTCCTTATGTTGATTCAGCGTGGGATAGCATTCATACTTTTATTCGACCAGCTGGTGGAGCAGCTTTAGGTTATATGGCGGCAGCAGGAGCAGGACCTGCGCTGCAAATACCTGTTGCTCTTTTGGCAGGTGGCGTTACCCTTGAGTCCCATTTAACTAAAGCCACGGCGCGCGCGGCTATCAACACATCACCAGAGCCTATTACAAATTCTGTGGCAAGCGTTACTGAGGATGTTTCTGTTGTTGGTATTTTGTATTTGATTATTAACCATCCTGTGATTGCTAGTATTGTTGTTATTTTATTTATTTTTGTTTCTATATGGTTTTTAAAGAAAATGTTTCGATTCTTAAAGCGTATTTTTAACCCATCTAAGAAAGAAGAAATTCAGCCACAGGTTTCAGGATGA